In a single window of the Bradyrhizobium sp. ORS 285 genome:
- a CDS encoding SDR family NAD(P)-dependent oxidoreductase: MYLEKFKLNGKTALITGGAQGIGLACVEALAEAGAHVVIADRDAKAAADAQAAMKAKGFTTETALMDVTNSALVSAVADDLVARHGKVDILVNNAGIARSETPAETVTDEHWLNVLDVNLNGTFWCCRAFGKHMLAAKSGTIVNIGSMSGFIVNKPQEQSFYNASKAAVHHLTKSLAAEWGARGIRVNAVAPTYIETPLNAFVKSNPRMYDAWIGGTPMARMGQVEEIASVVLFLASEAASLMTGSVVVVDGGYTCW, from the coding sequence ATGTATCTGGAAAAATTCAAGCTGAACGGCAAGACCGCGCTGATCACCGGCGGTGCGCAGGGCATCGGCCTGGCCTGCGTCGAGGCGCTGGCGGAGGCAGGCGCGCATGTCGTGATCGCCGATCGCGATGCCAAGGCAGCCGCGGACGCACAGGCGGCGATGAAGGCCAAGGGCTTCACCACCGAGACCGCGCTGATGGACGTCACCAATTCGGCGCTAGTGAGCGCGGTGGCGGATGATCTCGTCGCGCGCCACGGCAAGGTCGACATCCTCGTCAACAACGCCGGCATTGCGCGCAGCGAGACGCCGGCGGAGACCGTCACCGACGAGCACTGGCTCAACGTGCTCGACGTCAATCTCAACGGCACCTTCTGGTGCTGCCGCGCCTTCGGCAAGCACATGCTGGCCGCCAAGAGCGGCACCATCGTCAATATCGGCTCGATGTCCGGCTTCATCGTCAACAAGCCGCAGGAGCAGTCGTTCTACAACGCCTCCAAGGCCGCGGTGCACCATCTGACCAAGTCGTTGGCCGCCGAATGGGGCGCACGCGGCATCCGCGTCAACGCGGTCGCGCCGACCTATATCGAGACGCCCCTCAACGCCTTCGTGAAGAGCAATCCGCGCATGTACGACGCCTGGATCGGCGGAACCCCGATGGCGCGCATGGGGCAGGTCGAGGAGATCGCCTCGGTGGTGCTGTTCCTGGCTTCGGAGGCGGCAAGTTTGATGACCGGCAGCGTCGTCGTTGTCGATGGCGGCTATACTTGCTGGTAA
- the glgC gene encoding glucose-1-phosphate adenylyltransferase, with translation MAPAARTEPLSRHALAFVLAGGRGSRLLELTDRRAKPAVYFGGKSRIIDFALSNAVNSGIRRIAVATQYKAHSLIRHLQNGWNFFRPERNESFDILPASQRVSETMWYVGTADAVYQNIDILETYNTKYIVVLAGDHIYKMDYELMLQQHVDQRADVTVGCLETPRAESSGFGIIHINEDETIRDFIEKPADPPPIPGKPDVSLASMGIYVFDAKFLFEQLKRDAADPNSNHDFGRDLIPYIVKNGRAVAHQFSRSCVRAGHDPRSYWRDVGTVDAYWAANLDLTDVVPELDLYDRSWPIWTYSEITPPAKFVHVDGGRRGEATCSLVSGGCIVSGASVQRSLLFTGAHLHSYAKVHNAVLLPYVNVARHARLSNVVVDRGVQIPEGLVVGEDPEFDAKRFRTTENGVTLITQPMIDGLNS, from the coding sequence ATGGCACCAGCCGCCAGGACCGAACCGCTGTCCCGTCATGCGCTGGCCTTCGTGCTGGCTGGCGGACGCGGCAGCCGCCTGCTGGAGCTGACCGACCGGCGCGCCAAGCCCGCGGTCTATTTCGGCGGCAAGTCGCGCATCATCGATTTCGCGCTGTCGAACGCCGTCAACTCCGGCATCCGGCGGATCGCCGTGGCCACGCAATACAAGGCGCACAGCCTGATCCGGCATCTGCAGAACGGCTGGAACTTCTTCCGCCCCGAGCGCAACGAGAGCTTCGACATTCTGCCCGCCAGCCAGCGCGTCTCCGAGACCATGTGGTACGTCGGAACGGCCGATGCCGTGTACCAGAACATCGACATTCTCGAGACCTACAACACCAAATACATCGTGGTGCTGGCCGGCGACCACATCTACAAGATGGACTATGAGCTGATGCTGCAGCAGCACGTCGACCAGCGCGCCGACGTCACGGTCGGCTGCCTGGAGACGCCGCGGGCGGAATCCTCTGGCTTCGGCATCATCCATATCAACGAAGACGAGACCATCCGGGACTTCATCGAGAAGCCGGCCGATCCGCCGCCGATCCCGGGCAAGCCGGACGTCTCGCTGGCGAGCATGGGCATCTACGTGTTCGATGCCAAATTCCTGTTCGAGCAACTGAAGCGCGACGCGGCCGATCCGAACTCCAACCATGATTTTGGTCGTGACCTGATCCCCTACATCGTCAAGAACGGCCGCGCGGTGGCGCACCAGTTCTCGCGGTCCTGCGTCCGCGCCGGCCACGATCCCCGCAGCTATTGGCGCGACGTCGGGACGGTCGACGCGTATTGGGCCGCCAATCTCGACCTGACGGATGTCGTGCCCGAACTCGATCTTTATGACCGCTCCTGGCCGATCTGGACCTATTCCGAGATCACGCCGCCGGCCAAGTTCGTGCATGTCGACGGCGGGCGCCGCGGCGAGGCGACCTGCTCGCTGGTGTCCGGCGGCTGCATCGTGTCCGGCGCCTCGGTGCAGCGCTCGCTGCTGTTCACCGGCGCACATCTGCATTCCTATGCGAAGGTGCACAACGCGGTGCTGCTGCCTTACGTCAACGTCGCCCGGCACGCGCGGCTGAGCAACGTGGTGGTCGATCGCGGCGTGCAGATCCCTGAAGGGCTGGTCGTCGGCGAGGATCCGGAGTTCGACGCCAAGCGCTTCAGGACCACGGAGAACGGCGTCACCCTGATCACTCAGCCGATGATCGATGGGCTCAATTCATGA
- a CDS encoding FGGY-family carbohydrate kinase: protein MVQASVGGAFVGVDVGTSSTRAGVFDETGRLLAAARHPIQTWHEAGDVVEQSSDDIWRACCASVKAALAEAGLAPELVKGIGFDATCSLVALDPRGAPVTVNGCGDAARNVIVWMDHRALAEARDINASGDEVLRYVGGSISPEMEMPKLLWLKRHLRASFDAGGHFFDLADFLTWRATGSTARSMCTVTCKWNYLAHEARWSEDYFRRIGLEDFVTEDYARIGTEIVAPGTPLGQGLSRAAAAELGLVAGTPVGAALIDAHAGGIGAIGGRAADGGEVDVCNRLAYIMGTSACIMATTRAPSFVPGVWGPYYQGMVPGFWLNEGGQSAAGAAIDHLLRSHPAATEATAAARSEGLDLISFLEKRIMARTPSVGAAALLARDIHILPEFLGNRSPYADPDSRAVIAGLDLDTDIGAMERLFVAGLCGLAYGLADVIDAFAANGVTSRTLVMAGGASRSPLVRQIMADTTGLTVALPGTQEPVLLGAAMLGAVASGAFRSIGETMASMSTLGRLSDPTEPGIADFHRRKRRIHGMLRTLDRDSRSVMQGAGGGREHAS from the coding sequence ATGGTCCAGGCCTCTGTCGGGGGTGCGTTTGTCGGTGTCGATGTCGGCACGAGCAGCACGCGCGCCGGCGTCTTCGATGAGACCGGCCGCCTGCTTGCGGCAGCGCGGCATCCGATCCAGACCTGGCATGAGGCCGGCGATGTCGTCGAGCAGTCGTCCGACGACATCTGGCGCGCCTGCTGCGCCTCGGTCAAAGCCGCGCTGGCGGAAGCGGGCCTTGCGCCGGAGCTGGTCAAGGGCATCGGCTTCGATGCCACGTGCTCGCTGGTGGCGCTCGATCCGCGCGGCGCGCCGGTCACCGTCAACGGCTGCGGCGATGCCGCGCGCAACGTCATCGTCTGGATGGATCATCGTGCACTGGCCGAGGCGCGCGACATCAACGCGTCTGGGGACGAGGTGCTGCGCTATGTTGGCGGCTCGATCTCGCCGGAGATGGAGATGCCGAAGCTGCTCTGGCTGAAGCGGCATCTGCGCGCGAGCTTCGACGCGGGCGGACACTTCTTCGATCTCGCCGACTTCCTGACCTGGCGGGCGACCGGCTCGACGGCGCGCTCGATGTGCACCGTCACCTGCAAGTGGAATTATCTCGCCCATGAGGCGCGCTGGAGCGAGGACTATTTCCGCCGCATCGGTCTTGAGGACTTCGTCACGGAGGACTACGCGCGGATCGGCACCGAGATCGTCGCGCCCGGCACGCCGCTTGGTCAGGGATTGTCGCGCGCGGCCGCGGCGGAGCTGGGCCTCGTCGCGGGCACGCCGGTCGGGGCGGCGCTGATCGACGCGCATGCCGGCGGCATCGGCGCGATCGGCGGGCGCGCCGCTGATGGCGGCGAGGTCGATGTCTGCAATCGCCTCGCCTACATCATGGGGACGTCGGCCTGCATCATGGCGACGACGCGGGCGCCGTCCTTCGTGCCCGGCGTGTGGGGGCCGTATTATCAGGGCATGGTGCCCGGCTTCTGGCTCAACGAGGGCGGACAGTCGGCTGCGGGCGCCGCGATCGATCATCTGCTGCGCTCGCATCCGGCGGCTACCGAGGCAACCGCCGCAGCCCGCTCCGAAGGCCTCGACCTGATCAGCTTCCTGGAGAAGCGGATCATGGCCCGCACGCCGAGCGTCGGCGCGGCGGCGCTGCTCGCGCGTGACATTCACATCCTGCCCGAGTTTCTCGGCAACCGCTCGCCCTATGCCGATCCGGACTCGCGTGCCGTCATCGCCGGGCTCGACCTCGACACCGATATCGGCGCGATGGAGCGGCTGTTCGTCGCGGGCCTGTGCGGCCTGGCCTATGGACTCGCCGACGTGATCGATGCCTTTGCGGCCAACGGCGTCACGAGCCGGACGCTGGTGATGGCCGGCGGCGCCTCGCGAAGCCCGCTGGTGCGGCAGATCATGGCCGATACGACCGGGCTGACGGTCGCCTTGCCCGGCACGCAGGAGCCGGTGCTGCTCGGTGCGGCCATGTTAGGGGCCGTCGCCAGCGGCGCCTTCCGCTCGATCGGCGAGACGATGGCGTCGATGTCCACGCTCGGCCGCCTCAGCGATCCGACCGAGCCAGGGATTGCCGACTTCCACCGCCGCAAGCGCCGCATCCACGGGATGCTGCGGACGCTTGATCGCGACAGCCGTTCCGTGATGCAAGGGGCCGGTGGCGGGCGCGAGCACGCATCTTGA
- a CDS encoding sugar ABC transporter substrate-binding protein, whose translation MGAATLLTTLPASAETTLTIATVNNGDMIRMQGLTGEFTKANPDIQVKWVTLEENVLRQRVTTDIATKGGQFDILTIGTYEVPIWAKKNWLVPLDKLGADYDANDILPKIKDAVSVDGKLYAAPFYGESSMVMYRTDLFEKAGLKMPESPSWDFVIDAAKKLTDKQAGTFGICLRGKAGWGENMAFLTAMSNSFGARWFDEKWQPQFNTPEWKKTLSTYVDLMKDAGPPGASSNGFNENLALFNSGKCAMWIDATVAASFVTNPKESKVADKVGFALAPNTGLGKNANWLWAWNLAIPAGSKKVDAAEKFIAWATSKDYTKLVASKEGWANVPPGTRTSLYKNEDYLKVAPFAKITLASIDAADPSHPTVKPVPYVGVQYAAIPEFQGIGTAVGQQFSAALAGSMTVDAALAAAQSATEREMKRAGYIK comes from the coding sequence ATGGGCGCCGCCACGCTGCTGACCACGCTGCCCGCATCGGCCGAGACCACCCTGACCATCGCCACCGTCAACAATGGCGACATGATCCGGATGCAGGGCCTGACCGGCGAATTCACCAAGGCCAATCCCGACATCCAGGTGAAGTGGGTGACCCTGGAAGAGAATGTGCTGCGCCAGCGCGTCACCACCGACATTGCCACCAAGGGCGGCCAGTTCGACATCCTCACCATCGGCACCTACGAAGTGCCGATCTGGGCCAAGAAGAACTGGCTGGTGCCGCTCGACAAGCTCGGCGCCGACTATGACGCGAACGACATCCTGCCGAAGATCAAGGATGCGGTCTCCGTCGACGGCAAGCTCTACGCCGCGCCGTTCTACGGCGAGAGCTCGATGGTGATGTATCGCACCGATCTGTTCGAGAAGGCCGGGCTGAAGATGCCGGAGAGCCCGAGCTGGGACTTCGTCATCGACGCCGCCAAGAAGCTCACCGACAAGCAGGCCGGCACGTTCGGCATCTGCCTGCGCGGCAAGGCCGGCTGGGGCGAGAACATGGCGTTCCTGACCGCGATGTCGAACTCGTTCGGCGCGCGCTGGTTCGACGAGAAATGGCAGCCGCAGTTCAACACGCCGGAATGGAAGAAGACCCTGTCGACCTATGTCGACCTGATGAAGGACGCCGGCCCTCCCGGCGCCAGCTCCAACGGCTTCAACGAGAACCTCGCGCTGTTCAACTCGGGCAAATGCGCGATGTGGATCGACGCCACTGTGGCCGCCTCGTTCGTGACCAATCCGAAGGAGTCCAAGGTCGCCGACAAGGTCGGCTTCGCGCTGGCGCCGAACACCGGCCTCGGCAAGAACGCCAACTGGCTCTGGGCCTGGAATCTCGCGATCCCCGCCGGTTCGAAGAAGGTCGATGCGGCCGAGAAGTTCATCGCCTGGGCGACCAGCAAGGACTACACCAAGCTCGTCGCCTCGAAGGAAGGCTGGGCCAACGTGCCGCCGGGCACGCGCACCTCGCTGTACAAGAACGAGGACTATCTGAAGGTCGCGCCGTTCGCGAAGATCACGCTCGCCTCGATCGACGCGGCTGATCCCAGCCATCCGACCGTGAAGCCGGTGCCCTATGTCGGCGTGCAATACGCCGCCATCCCGGAATTCCAGGGCATCGGCACCGCGGTCGGCCAGCAGTTCTCCGCGGCGCTCGCGGGATCGATGACCGTCGATGCGGCGCTCGCAGCAGCGCAGTCTGCCACCGAACGCGAGATGAAACGCGCCGGCTACATCAAATAG
- a CDS encoding carbohydrate ABC transporter permease: MATRQTQLLARALMSPAVILLFIWMIVPLALTVYFSTLHYSLLDPGSESFVGLENFEYFLTDPAFLASLQNTLVLVGSVLLLTIGLGIPLAILLDQPVIGRNFIRLMVIAPFFVMPTVSALVWKNLLMHPVSGLFAWIATSVGLKPIDWFTDAPLLAVIFIVAWQWLPFATLILLTALQSLDEEQKEAAEMDGASALSRFIYLTLPHLARPITVVILIETIFLLTVFAEIFVTTGGGPGLQTTNIAFLVYSQALIQFDVGTASAGGLVAVVIANIVAFFLVRIVGRNLEA; the protein is encoded by the coding sequence ATGGCCACCCGACAAACACAACTGCTCGCCCGGGCGCTGATGTCGCCGGCGGTGATCCTGTTGTTCATCTGGATGATCGTGCCGCTGGCGCTGACGGTCTACTTCTCGACCTTGCATTACAGCCTGCTCGATCCCGGCTCCGAGAGTTTTGTCGGCCTGGAGAATTTCGAATACTTCCTCACCGACCCCGCCTTTCTCGCCTCGCTGCAGAACACCCTCGTGCTGGTCGGCTCGGTGCTGCTGCTCACCATCGGCCTCGGCATTCCCCTCGCGATCCTGCTCGACCAGCCCGTCATCGGGCGCAACTTCATCCGCCTCATGGTGATCGCGCCGTTCTTCGTGATGCCCACGGTGAGCGCGCTGGTGTGGAAGAACCTGCTGATGCACCCGGTGTCCGGCCTGTTCGCGTGGATCGCGACCTCGGTCGGGCTGAAGCCGATCGACTGGTTCACCGACGCGCCGCTGCTCGCGGTGATCTTCATCGTCGCCTGGCAATGGCTGCCGTTCGCGACGCTGATCCTCTTGACCGCGCTGCAGTCGCTCGACGAGGAGCAGAAGGAGGCCGCCGAGATGGATGGTGCCAGCGCGTTGTCGCGCTTCATCTACCTGACCTTGCCGCATCTGGCGCGCCCGATCACGGTGGTGATCCTGATCGAGACGATCTTCCTGCTCACGGTGTTCGCCGAGATCTTCGTCACGACCGGTGGCGGCCCAGGCCTGCAGACCACCAACATCGCCTTCCTGGTCTATTCGCAGGCGTTGATCCAGTTCGACGTCGGCACGGCGTCGGCCGGCGGCCTGGTCGCGGTGGTCATCGCCAACATCGTTGCCTTCTTCCTGGTCCGCATCGTCGGCCGCAATCTGGAGGCCTGA
- a CDS encoding carbohydrate kinase — translation MILSCGDALIDFVPAKLADGRDVLRPVVGGSCLNVAVGLARLGAPTGFVGGISTDLFGTMIAAHAQGSDVDLRYASRSSDQTTLAFVRHVGNEAQYAFYDAETAARNWTFRPGSIAFADIDAIHVGSTTLIHDQGARETRALIDATQGAVTISFDPNCRPNLVADKAAYVVGMDEFAARADLIKMSDVDFDYLHSHDDYATRAAALLAGGTSLVVITRGPKGALGWHAQAGAVEVAVPKVNVVDTIGAGDTFQAGMLFALRKLGRISREALKGLGEAELRKVLAFAGACAAVTCTREGADPPRWSEMAATWDRLG, via the coding sequence ATGATCCTGAGCTGTGGCGATGCGCTGATCGATTTCGTGCCGGCAAAATTGGCTGACGGACGAGACGTGCTGAGGCCTGTCGTTGGCGGCTCCTGCCTGAATGTCGCGGTCGGCCTGGCGCGGCTGGGCGCGCCGACCGGCTTCGTCGGCGGAATCTCGACCGACCTGTTCGGCACCATGATCGCCGCGCATGCGCAAGGCTCGGACGTCGACCTCCGCTATGCCAGCCGCAGCTCCGACCAGACCACGCTCGCCTTCGTCCGTCACGTCGGCAACGAGGCGCAATACGCGTTCTATGATGCCGAGACCGCGGCGCGGAATTGGACGTTCCGGCCGGGCAGCATTGCCTTTGCCGACATCGACGCCATCCATGTCGGCTCGACCACGCTGATCCACGACCAGGGCGCCCGAGAGACGCGCGCGTTGATCGACGCGACCCAGGGGGCGGTGACGATCTCGTTCGACCCGAACTGCCGGCCGAACCTCGTGGCCGACAAGGCTGCCTATGTCGTCGGCATGGACGAGTTTGCCGCACGCGCCGATTTGATCAAGATGTCGGATGTCGATTTCGACTATCTGCATAGTCATGACGATTATGCGACACGCGCCGCGGCGCTGCTGGCGGGTGGCACCAGCCTCGTCGTCATCACCCGCGGGCCGAAGGGCGCGCTCGGCTGGCACGCCCAAGCCGGCGCGGTGGAAGTTGCGGTGCCCAAGGTTAATGTCGTCGATACGATCGGCGCCGGCGACACCTTTCAGGCCGGGATGCTGTTTGCCCTGCGCAAGCTCGGACGGATCAGCCGGGAGGCGCTCAAGGGCTTGGGCGAAGCCGAGTTGCGCAAGGTGCTCGCCTTTGCCGGCGCCTGTGCCGCCGTCACCTGCACGCGCGAGGGCGCCGACCCGCCGCGATGGAGCGAGATGGCTGCAACCTGGGATCGCCTGGGCTGA
- the glgA gene encoding glycogen synthase GlgA, producing MTPLRVLSVASEVYPIIKTGGLADVAGALPWALMAEDVEVRTLIPGYPAVMKALEQASEISSLPNFFGGNARLLGGSHGALDLFVLDAPHLYDREGNPYLGPDGKDWPDNPFRFAALARAASYIGLGAVPSFVPDIVHGHDWQAGLIPAYLLYSHRPHPGTVITVHNLAFQGRFPRHFLPPLGLPPESFSIYGLEYYGDISFLKAGLQFADKITTVSPTYAREIQSDEQGMGLGGLLRQRSTDLVGILNGIDTHVWDPGSDPAIPSHFGIEKLEARAPNKAALQTRMGLQVSPETFLLGVVSRLTSQKGLDLLLSCLPTLTSAGIQLALLGDGEAELRDAFRAAAARHPGQIGVLIGYDEQLAHLIQAGCDALVVPSRFEPCGLTQLCALRYGALPIVTSVGGLADTVIDETEAGVAATGFKCAAVTAEALDQTLRRAAAAFYAARSNASNWTRMQLNAMLTDVSWRHRAGRYAELYRQIVAQRRPAG from the coding sequence ATGACGCCACTGCGCGTTCTGTCGGTCGCGTCCGAGGTCTATCCCATCATCAAGACCGGCGGCCTCGCCGATGTCGCCGGCGCGCTGCCATGGGCGCTGATGGCGGAGGATGTCGAGGTCCGCACCTTGATCCCTGGCTATCCCGCCGTGATGAAGGCGCTGGAGCAGGCGAGCGAGATCAGTTCGCTGCCGAACTTCTTCGGCGGCAATGCGCGTTTGCTCGGCGGCAGCCATGGCGCGCTCGATCTGTTCGTGCTCGACGCGCCGCATCTCTACGATCGCGAGGGCAACCCGTATCTCGGGCCCGACGGCAAGGACTGGCCGGACAACCCATTCCGTTTCGCCGCGCTGGCGCGCGCCGCGTCCTATATCGGCCTCGGTGCGGTGCCGAGCTTCGTGCCCGATATCGTCCATGGCCACGATTGGCAGGCGGGGCTCATCCCGGCGTATCTGCTCTACAGCCATCGGCCGCATCCGGGCACGGTCATCACCGTGCACAATCTGGCGTTCCAGGGCCGCTTCCCGCGCCACTTCCTGCCGCCGTTGGGACTGCCGCCGGAATCGTTCTCGATCTACGGCCTCGAATATTACGGCGATATCAGCTTTCTGAAGGCGGGGCTGCAATTCGCCGACAAGATCACGACGGTGTCGCCGACCTATGCGCGGGAGATCCAGAGCGACGAACAGGGCATGGGGCTCGGCGGCCTGCTGCGCCAGCGCTCGACCGATCTCGTCGGCATCCTCAACGGCATCGACACCCATGTGTGGGATCCCGGCAGCGATCCGGCGATCCCGTCGCATTTCGGCATCGAGAAGCTCGAGGCGCGGGCGCCTAACAAGGCCGCGCTGCAGACCCGCATGGGGCTGCAGGTGTCGCCCGAGACCTTCCTGCTCGGCGTCGTCAGCCGGCTGACCTCGCAGAAGGGGCTCGACCTGCTGCTGTCCTGCCTGCCGACATTGACCAGCGCCGGCATCCAGCTGGCGCTGCTCGGCGATGGCGAGGCCGAACTACGTGACGCCTTCCGCGCCGCCGCCGCGCGCCACCCGGGGCAGATCGGCGTTCTCATCGGCTATGACGAGCAGCTTGCGCATCTGATCCAGGCGGGCTGCGACGCGCTGGTGGTGCCGTCGCGGTTCGAGCCATGTGGCCTGACGCAGCTCTGTGCGCTCCGCTATGGCGCGCTGCCGATCGTCACGTCGGTGGGCGGCTTGGCCGATACCGTGATCGACGAGACGGAAGCCGGCGTTGCGGCTACCGGCTTCAAGTGCGCGGCTGTGACCGCCGAGGCGCTCGACCAGACCTTGCGCCGCGCCGCCGCCGCCTTCTACGCCGCGCGCAGCAACGCCTCGAACTGGACCCGCATGCAGCTCAACGCGATGCTGACGGACGTGTCATGGCGGCATCGGGCGGGACGCTATGCCGAGCTGTACCGCCAGATCGTGGCGCAGCGGCGTCCGGCGGGGTGA
- a CDS encoding ABC transporter ATP-binding protein has product MGRITLEGVQKSFGPVHIMKGADLDIPDGAFVVFVGPSGCGKTTLLRLIAGLEDVSGGRILIDGNNVVDVPPAKRGLSMVFQSYALYPHMSVRGNIAFGLKMAGLPKAEINQKVEAAAATLNLTPYLDRKPRELSGGQRQRVAIGRAIVREPKAFLFDEPLSNLDAALRVQMRLEVTRLQKQLGTTAIYVTHDQVEAMTMADKIVVLNAGRIEQYGSPIELYQRPANLFVAGFIGSPKMNFIVGAEASQRGATTIGVRPEHIGIVEDGGEGWRGKVLIAEHLGSDTFLYVDAGALGTLTVRCVGEKRLSAGDAVTLKPEPNRIYRFDESGHSIFA; this is encoded by the coding sequence ATGGGACGGATCACGCTGGAAGGTGTGCAGAAATCGTTCGGGCCGGTCCACATCATGAAGGGCGCCGACCTCGACATCCCCGACGGCGCCTTCGTGGTGTTCGTCGGTCCTTCCGGCTGCGGCAAGACCACCCTGCTGCGGCTGATCGCGGGGCTGGAGGATGTCTCCGGCGGACGCATCCTGATCGACGGCAACAACGTCGTCGACGTGCCGCCGGCCAAGCGCGGCCTGTCGATGGTGTTCCAGTCCTATGCGCTGTATCCGCATATGAGCGTGCGCGGCAACATCGCCTTCGGCCTGAAGATGGCCGGGCTTCCGAAGGCTGAGATCAACCAGAAGGTCGAGGCCGCCGCGGCGACATTGAACCTGACGCCCTATCTCGACCGCAAGCCGCGCGAGCTCTCCGGCGGCCAGCGCCAGCGCGTTGCGATCGGCCGCGCCATCGTGCGCGAGCCCAAGGCGTTCCTGTTCGACGAACCCCTGTCGAACCTTGACGCAGCACTGCGCGTGCAGATGCGGCTCGAGGTGACGCGGCTGCAGAAGCAGCTCGGGACGACCGCGATCTACGTGACCCACGACCAGGTCGAGGCCATGACCATGGCCGACAAGATCGTGGTGCTGAACGCCGGCCGCATCGAGCAATATGGCTCGCCGATCGAGCTGTATCAGCGACCCGCCAATCTGTTCGTCGCCGGCTTCATCGGCTCGCCGAAGATGAACTTCATCGTCGGCGCGGAAGCTTCGCAGCGCGGGGCCACGACGATCGGCGTGCGGCCTGAGCACATCGGCATCGTCGAGGACGGCGGCGAGGGCTGGCGCGGCAAGGTGCTGATCGCCGAGCATCTCGGCAGCGACACCTTCCTCTATGTCGATGCCGGCGCGCTGGGCACGCTGACGGTGCGCTGTGTCGGCGAGAAGCGGCTCAGCGCCGGTGATGCCGTGACGCTCAAGCCAGAGCCGAACCGCATCTATCGCTTCGACGAGAGCGGCCATTCCATCTTCGCATGA
- a CDS encoding carbohydrate ABC transporter permease, with translation MARKVSGRHVVISTLGAWLAGFVIFFPILWMVLASFKTELEAFATPPSFLFFHWTTENYVTVQERSDYLHHALNSLIVAGGSTLIAMLIAIPAAWSMAFSPTKRTKDILLWMLSTKMMPPVGVLVPIYLIYKNMGLLDTRTGLVFILCLGNLPIVIWMLFTYFKEIPKDILEAARMDGATIGRELIYVLTPMAIPGLASTLLLNLILAWNEAFWTLNLSTLEAAPLTTFIASYSSPEGLFWARLSAASTLAIAPILIIGWFSQKQLVRGLTFGAVK, from the coding sequence ATGGCGCGCAAGGTCAGCGGACGTCATGTCGTGATCTCAACGCTCGGCGCCTGGCTCGCCGGCTTCGTGATCTTCTTCCCGATTCTGTGGATGGTGCTGGCGAGCTTCAAGACCGAGCTGGAGGCGTTCGCGACGCCGCCCTCGTTCCTGTTCTTCCACTGGACCACCGAGAACTACGTCACCGTGCAGGAGCGCAGCGACTATCTGCACCACGCGCTGAACTCGCTGATCGTTGCGGGTGGCTCGACCTTGATCGCGATGCTGATCGCGATTCCGGCGGCATGGTCGATGGCGTTCTCGCCGACCAAGCGCACCAAGGACATCCTGCTCTGGATGCTCTCGACCAAGATGATGCCGCCGGTCGGCGTGCTCGTGCCGATCTACCTGATCTACAAGAACATGGGCCTGCTCGACACCCGCACCGGGCTCGTCTTCATCCTGTGCCTGGGCAATCTGCCGATCGTGATCTGGATGCTGTTCACCTACTTCAAGGAGATCCCGAAGGACATCCTCGAAGCCGCGCGGATGGACGGCGCCACGATCGGGCGCGAGCTGATCTATGTGCTGACGCCGATGGCGATCCCCGGTCTCGCCTCGACCCTGCTGCTCAATCTGATCCTCGCCTGGAACGAGGCGTTCTGGACCTTGAACCTGTCGACCCTGGAGGCGGCGCCGCTGACGACGTTCATCGCCTCCTATTCGAGCCCCGAAGGCCTGTTCTGGGCGCGGCTGTCGGCGGCCTCGACGCTCGCGATCGCGCCGATCCTGATCATCGGCTGGTTCAGCCAGAAGCAGCTCGTGCGCGGGCTGACCTTCGGCGCAGTGAAGTAA